The proteins below come from a single Ovis canadensis isolate MfBH-ARS-UI-01 breed Bighorn chromosome 23, ARS-UI_OviCan_v2, whole genome shotgun sequence genomic window:
- the AFG3L2 gene encoding mitochondrial inner membrane m-AAA protease component AFG3L2 produces MAHRCLLLWGRGACRPRGMPPMLVPGGRAGSTERLYLRTLYQYATTQAKTSRNSLLTDVIAAYQRLCSRPPKGFEKYFPNGKNGKKTSEPKEVMGEKKEPKPAGAPRPSGGGVGGGGKRGSKKDDSHWWSRFQKGDIPWDDKEFRMYFLWTALFWGGFLFYFLFKSSGREITWKDFANNYLSKGVVDRLEVVNKRFVRVTFTPGKTPVDGQYVWFNIGSVDTFERNLETLQQELGIEGENRVPVVYIAESDGSFLLSMLPTVLIIAFLLYTIRRGPAGIGRTGRGMGGLFSVGETTAKVLKDEIDVKFKDVAGCEEAKLEIMEFVNFLKNPKQYQDLGAKIPKGAILTGPPGTGKTLLAKATAGEANVPFITVSGSEFLEMFVGVGPARVRDLFALARKNAPCILFIDEIDAVGRKRGRGNFGGQSEQENTLNQLLVEMDGFNTTTNVVILAGTNRPDILDPALMRPGRFDRQIFIGPPDIKGRASIFKVHLRPLKLDSALEKEKLARKLASLTPGFSGADVANVCNEAALIAARHLSDSINQKHFEQAIERVIGGLEKKTQVLQPEEKKTVAYHEAGHAVAGWYLEHADPLLKVSIIPRGKGLGYAQYLPREQYLYTREQLLDRMCMTLGGRVSEEIFFGRITTGAQDDLRKVTQSAYAQIVQFGMNEKVGQISFDLPRQGDMVLEKPYSEATARLIDDEVRILINDAYKRTVALLTEKKADVEKVALLLLEKEVLDKNDMVELLGPRPFAEKSTYEEFVEGTGSLDEDTSLPEGLKDWNREREGSEEPAGEKVTSQVQGAGPA; encoded by the exons ATGGCGCACCGCTGCTTGCTGCTGTGGGGCCGGGGCGCCTGCCGGCCCCGCGGGATGCCCCCGATGCTCGTGCCTGGCGGCCGCGCGGGCTCCACTGAACGGCTCTACCTGCGGACG CTTTATCAATATGCCACGACTCAGGCGAAAACCAGCAGGAATTCCCTTCTGACAGATGTGATTGCTGCTTATCAGAGACTCTGTTCTCGGCCTCCAAAAG gATTTGAAAAATACTTCCCCAatggaaaaaatgggaaaaaaactaGTGAACCTAAAGAAgttatgggagaaaaaaaag AACCCAAGCCAGCTGGTGCCCCGCGTCCTTCTGGAGGAGGAGTTGGTGGTGGTGGAAAACGAGGCAGCAAGAAAGATGATTCTCACTGGTGGTCCAGGTTCCAGAAG GGTGACATCCCATGGGATGACAAGGAATTCAGGATGTACTTTCTCTGGACCGCCCTATTTTGGGGAGGATTCCTGTTTTACTTCCTGTTCAAGAGCTCCGGGAGAGAAATCACGTGGAAGGACTTTGCCAACAACTATCTTTCCAAGGGAGTC GTAGACAGACTGGAAGTTGTCAACAAGCGGTTTGTTCGAGTGACTTTTACACCAGGAAAAACTCCTGTTGATGGA CAGTACGTCTGGTTCAACATTGGCAGTGTGGACACCTTTGAGCGGAACCTGGAGACTCTGCAGCAGGAACTGGGCATAGAAGGGGAGAACCGGGTCCCTGTGGTCTACATCGCCGAGAGTGACGG CTCCTTCCTCCTGAGCATGCTGCCCACCGTGCTCATCATCGCCTTCCTGCTCTACACCATACGGAGGGGCCCAGCTGGCATTGGCCGCACAGGCCGGGGCATGGGCGGACTCTTCAGTGTTGGAGAGACCACCGCCAAGGTCCTCAAGGATGAGATTGATGTGAAGTTCAAAGATGTGGCCGGCTGTGAGGAGGCCAAGCTGGAGATCATGGAATTTGTGAATTTCCTAAAAAATCCAAAGCAGTATCAAGACCTGGGAGCAAAAATCCCAAAG GGTGCCATTCTCACCGGTCCTCCAGGCACTGGGAAGACACTGCTGGCTAAGGCCACGGCTGGAGAAGCCAACGTCCCTTTCATCACCGTTAGTGGGTCTGAGTTCTTGGAGATGTTTGTTGGTGTGGGCCCAGCTAGA GTCCGTGACTTATTCGCCCTTGCTCGGAAGAATGCCCCTTGCATCCTCTTCATCGATGAAATAGACGCGGTGGGAAGGAAGAGAGGCAGGGGCAACTTCGGCGGGCAGAGTGAGCAGGAGAACACGCTTAACCAGCTGCTTGTGGAGATGGACG GATTCAACACAACAACCAATGTGGTCATCTTGGCGGGCACCAACCGACCGGATATCCTAGACCCAGCTCTCATGAGGCCAGGCCGCTTTGACAGGCAGATCTTCATTG gACCGCCGGACATTAAGGGAAGAGCCTCTATTTTCAAAGTTCACCTCCGACCTCTGAAGCTGGATAGCGCCCTGGAAAAGGAGAAGCTGGCGAGGAAGCTCGCATCCTTGACCCCGGGGTTTTCAG GAGCTGATGTTGCCAACGTGTGCAATGAAGCAGCTTTGATTGCCGCAAGACACCTTTCAGATTCCATAAACCAGAAACACTTTGAACAAGCAATTGAACGAGTGATTGGCG GCTTAGAGAAGAAAACGCAGGTCCTACAGCCCGAGGAGAAGAAGACAGTGGCATACCACGAGGCAGGCCACGCAGTTGCCGGTTGGTACCTGGAGCACGCAGACCCTCTCTTGAAG GTGTCCATCATCCCACGGGGCAAAGGGCTGGGCTACGCTCAGTACCTGCCTCGGGAGCAGTACCTCTACACCCGGGAGCAGCTCCTGGACCGCATGTGCATGACCCTGGGCGGCCGTGTGTCCGAGGAGATCTTCTTTGGCAGGATCACTACCGGTGCCCAGGACGACTTGCGCAAAGTGACCCAGAGTGCCTACGCCCAG ATTGTTCAGTTTGGCATGAACGAGAAAGTCGGGCAGATCTCCTTTGACCTCCCACGTCAGGGGGACATGGTGTTGGAAAAGCCTTACAGCGAGGCCACCGCTAGACTCATAGATGACGAAGTACGAATCCTTATCAATGATGCTTACAAGAGGACAGTGGCCCTCCTCACAGAGAAGAAAGCTGACGTGGAGAAG GTTGCTCTGCTGTTGTTAGAAAAAGAAGTGTTAGACAAGAACGACATGGTGGAACTTCTGGGCCCGAGGCCTTTTGCGGAGAAGTCTACCTACGAGGAGTTTGTGGAAGGCACCGGCAGCCTGGACGAGGACACCTCGCTCCCTGAGGGCCTGAAGGACTGGAACAGGGAGCGTGAGGGCTCGGAGGAGCCCGCGGGCGAGAAGGTGACCAGCCAGGTCCAGGGCGCCGGCCCTGCGTAG